The Rhodothermus marinus DSM 4252 DNA segment CCCGCCTGCTACAGCTGCTGCGTCAGGTTCGGAAGCCTTCATCTGCAACCACCGAGCGCTGATCCACCATGGCTGAAGAAGTCCGCGAAACCTCCCCCGTTGCGCCGTTGCTGGCACCGGCGCCCGTCGAGGCTCCGGTCGAGGGCGCCCCGCCGGCCACGCTGTGGACCCGGCTGCACTTCTTCTGGTTCGTGCTGGTGGGCATTTTCAGCACGCTGATCATTGCCCCGTGCCAGGTGCTCACGCATCGCTTTCATCCGACGGCGGCCAACTTCAAAAAGTGGGCGCGGCGCTGGGCGGGCATCATCCTGAAAGCCTGTGGCTGGCGCGTGGTGTGCGAAGACCGGGCACGCCTCCCCGAAGGGCAGCCCTGCATTTTTGTAGCCAATCATCAGTGCGCCCTCGACATTCTGGTGCTGTCCTACGCGCTTCCTTATCCCTTCGGGTTTGTCGCCAAGGCGGAACTGGAGCGGGTGCCCGTGCTGGGCTGGGCCATGCGCCATTCGGCTTCGCTCTTTATCGATCGCAACAATCCGCGTCGCTCGCTGGAAAGCCTGCAACTGGCCGGCGAGCGCATCCGCCAGGGGCATCCCGTGCTGCTTTTTCCGGAAGGCACGCGTGGCTACCGGAAGGAGCTGCGGCCGTTCAAAAAGGGGGCGTTTCTGCTGGCTGTCGAGGCCGGCGTGCCGCTGGTACCCGTGGTCATCTTCGACAGCTACCGCCGGCTGGACGAGCGGCGAATGGTCTCGCGGCCGGGAACGATTCGAGTAGTGATCGGCGAACCCGTCCCGACAGCGGGACTCCGACG contains these protein-coding regions:
- a CDS encoding lysophospholipid acyltransferase family protein is translated as MAEEVRETSPVAPLLAPAPVEAPVEGAPPATLWTRLHFFWFVLVGIFSTLIIAPCQVLTHRFHPTAANFKKWARRWAGIILKACGWRVVCEDRARLPEGQPCIFVANHQCALDILVLSYALPYPFGFVAKAELERVPVLGWAMRHSASLFIDRNNPRRSLESLQLAGERIRQGHPVLLFPEGTRGYRKELRPFKKGAFLLAVEAGVPLVPVVIFDSYRRLDERRMVSRPGTIRVVIGEPVPTAGLRRRHLTTLMETVQARMQALLREAGNSA